The genomic window GCTAACACCGCTTCCTGCCACACCGCCGTGCGGTTGCGCCCGCCGTGTTTGGCCGCGTACAGCGCCTGGTCGGCATGTTTGATCCAGGTTTCGTGGTCGGGGTGCTTGGGGTGGAACATGGCAATGCCCAGGCTCACTGTGAATTGCAGCGCTGCGGCTCCTTCGGTGGGCACGGTCTGGCCCGCAATGGCCTCGCGGATACGGTCGGCCAGCGTGGTGGCTCCGGCCACATCCACATTGGGCAGTATCAGCAAAAACTCTTCACCGCCCCAGCGGGCCGATACATCGATGGTACGAATGGACGCGGTGATGGTTTGGGCCACGCGGCGGATCACGGTGTCGCCCACATCGTGGCCGTGGCTGTCGTTGATGGCTTTGAAATGGTCTATGTCCAGCATGACCAGGGCGGTTGGCTCGGCAAACCGCATGCAACGTTGTGTTTGCTGCTGCAGGGCCTCTTCCATGGCGCGGCGGTTGAGCAGGTTGGTCAGCATGTCGGTGCGAGAGGCCAGGCGCAGTTCCGCATGGGTGCGCGCCACCTGCTGCAGCAGCAGGTCGTTGGAGTCGATCCAGTACGTGAAGACGCGGTACCCAAAAAAACCGACAAACACGATGACCACCGCAGACACCCAGTAAAAGGCCCAGGTGGTAGCGACCAGGGTTTGGGTCGCCTCCAGAAACTTGCCACTGTCACCCGCGCCCAGCGCCTGCCGGACCGCGTTAGTGCCCAGCCACACCGTCGTCATGCCATACCCGAGCACGCCCAGGGTGATGAGCAACATCAGCCGCAGGTTGCGCCGCTTGCGGTCGGTGGACTCGGGCTGAAAATACTCGGGGTGTTGGGCCT from Rhodoferax sp. AJA081-3 includes these protein-coding regions:
- a CDS encoding GGDEF domain-containing protein, which translates into the protein MPGAALHAPSAPPAGPSSPDALRYRSVTLPLLLRHGSPTEKRWILGCWLASLLASVGLGLATVVYQWSGIALPFAGVQVYLTIYPPLIICLWWTLSFGWAWGAVPGYVATLTLALYAGMPTPWALLFAFANPLGFAVMSQSYRAVAVPLHMRSVHSVVFYILIAFVGAVFSSAGALIWIHTNRIDTVASLPIWQGWWLGGFLQSVLIVGPLLAVSWPRLARWQAQHPEYFQPESTDRKRRNLRLMLLITLGVLGYGMTTVWLGTNAVRQALGAGDSGKFLEATQTLVATTWAFYWVSAVVIVFVGFFGYRVFTYWIDSNDLLLQQVARTHAELRLASRTDMLTNLLNRRAMEEALQQQTQRCMRFAEPTALVMLDIDHFKAINDSHGHDVGDTVIRRVAQTITASIRTIDVSARWGGEEFLLILPNVDVAGATTLADRIREAIAGQTVPTEGAAALQFTVSLGIAMFHPKHPDHETWIKHADQALYAAKHGGRNRTAVWQEAVLAF